The following coding sequences are from one Methanosarcina sp. WWM596 window:
- a CDS encoding methanogenesis marker 14 protein, with the protein MALKPRIAESPQVRLIDLKSKPFFIVASVEVGNTTTKSILTAVNMETGRTHIINKVLRMTRDVRPPKPGETVFGKTLTGVELTREAVAELVSSTLTEAMEKANLDIKTDLHFVVRSTGVVAGFDSPEEVGEFVKALAEGCLLGGVPPKNMTPPMSISNISKKLQKYSNLEKVVFDGAVAGVTPPIGSTGVEIVANEMEGELATAGIKEAAKLTDVDFRNPCISIDFGTTLDGRITSQDQPYAKTIGNFCGYAGAIPDAIIRGSKIVDSKLGTALEAFENQKPPSFLTLKMKAKAIEDYARRIHELIIIEKVPKDRMRYGSVPVRPDAAEEIGVTLIGCDVGANGSDMGKLSAIGLEICKSHGLPIVYAVIDEVMAGVVCRLIGVAKKEGLIFEDTTFGITGRAGITGNKPKLILSCLEKMNLAPKIDERVVFVDDGLARGAAVMARCMNSLGTPQKPLGGRHGGKCILAQRIKMQKR; encoded by the coding sequence ATGGCTCTGAAACCCAGAATTGCAGAATCTCCTCAGGTTCGTTTGATTGACCTCAAGTCAAAACCATTCTTTATCGTAGCTTCGGTAGAAGTAGGAAATACCACCACCAAATCTATCCTTACAGCCGTCAATATGGAAACTGGAAGGACCCACATCATAAACAAGGTCTTGCGCATGACCCGAGATGTCCGTCCTCCAAAACCCGGAGAAACCGTGTTTGGAAAGACACTTACAGGTGTGGAACTTACGCGCGAAGCCGTTGCAGAACTGGTGAGTAGCACTCTAACCGAAGCCATGGAAAAAGCCAACCTGGACATAAAGACTGACCTTCATTTTGTGGTGCGCTCTACGGGTGTCGTTGCAGGCTTTGACAGTCCGGAGGAAGTGGGTGAATTTGTCAAAGCCCTGGCAGAAGGGTGTCTACTGGGAGGTGTCCCTCCAAAGAACATGACTCCTCCAATGTCCATCTCGAATATTTCTAAAAAACTCCAGAAATACAGTAACCTGGAAAAAGTTGTCTTTGATGGGGCTGTAGCTGGGGTTACGCCTCCGATTGGTTCTACAGGGGTTGAAATTGTTGCAAACGAAATGGAGGGAGAGCTTGCAACAGCAGGAATAAAGGAAGCGGCTAAACTGACTGATGTTGATTTCAGGAACCCCTGCATCTCAATCGACTTCGGGACGACCCTTGACGGAAGGATCACAAGCCAGGACCAGCCATATGCAAAAACAATTGGAAACTTCTGCGGTTATGCAGGTGCAATTCCTGATGCCATTATCCGGGGTTCGAAAATCGTTGATTCTAAGTTAGGAACCGCTTTGGAAGCTTTTGAGAACCAGAAGCCGCCTTCTTTCCTCACTCTGAAGATGAAGGCTAAAGCTATCGAAGATTATGCGAGGCGCATTCATGAGCTCATAATCATTGAAAAAGTTCCAAAGGATAGAATGAGGTACGGCAGTGTTCCTGTAAGGCCGGATGCAGCCGAGGAGATAGGTGTAACGCTTATCGGATGCGATGTAGGAGCAAACGGTTCAGATATGGGAAAGCTGAGTGCAATAGGCCTGGAGATCTGCAAAAGTCATGGTCTTCCGATTGTTTATGCTGTCATTGATGAGGTAATGGCTGGAGTGGTGTGCAGGCTCATAGGGGTCGCAAAAAAAGAAGGGCTCATTTTTGAAGATACAACTTTTGGAATTACAGGCAGGGCCGGGATTACCGGGAACAAGCCTAAATTAATCCTGAGCTGCCTGGAAAAAATGAACCTCGCTCCTAAAATCGATGAGAGAGTGGTCTTTGTGGATGACGGGCTTGCCAGAGGTGCGGCTGTTATGGCGCGCTGCATGAACTCCCTTGGTACACCGCAAAAACCGCTTGGTGGCAGACACGGCGGAAAATGTATTCTTGCGCAGCGGATAAAAATGCAGAAGAGGTAA
- the gatC gene encoding Asp-tRNA(Asn)/Glu-tRNA(Gln) amidotransferase subunit GatC, whose translation MITKEDVEHIGWLARIEINEQETVEYMEKLNSVLEYFGQLDEVPTEDVAPTYHVAEIYNVFREDVVEECLPQETVLANTEHKQDGAFRVPKIG comes from the coding sequence ATGATCACAAAAGAGGATGTAGAACACATCGGCTGGCTTGCCCGCATTGAGATCAATGAGCAGGAAACAGTCGAATATATGGAAAAACTTAATTCAGTTTTGGAGTACTTCGGGCAGCTCGATGAGGTGCCGACCGAAGATGTTGCTCCCACATACCATGTTGCTGAGATCTATAATGTATTCAGGGAAGATGTGGTTGAAGAATGCCTCCCGCAAGAAACCGTTCTTGCAAACACCGAACACAAACAGGACGGGGCTTTCAGGGTCCCGAAGATCGGCTGA
- the gatA gene encoding Asp-tRNA(Asn)/Glu-tRNA(Gln) amidotransferase subunit GatA has protein sequence MAKWMSVAQVKEKIKESSVEEVTARYLEAIGKSKINGYVTVSDKALEQAKKIDVEGHEGPLAGVPIAIKDNISVVGLTNSCGSKILEGYVPPFNAHVIEKLLAAGAIVLGKTNMDEFAMGSSTETSHFGPTANPWDLERVPGGSSGGSAAVVAAGEAPFALGSDTGGSVRCPAAFCGVVGLKPTYGAVSRYGVVAYANSLEQVGPLANNVEDIAVLMDVIAGYDRRDSTSIDSKTGYQKALVNDVKGLKIGIPKEFFGEGIHPDVEKAVWNAIHKYESLGATWEEVSMPNIKYALASYYIIAMSEASSNLARFDGTRYGFRESAENWHTMVSKTRAEGFGTEVKRRILLGTYALSAGYHDKYYLKALKVRTLVKQDFDKALSAVDLLMAPTMPNPAFKIGEKIEDPLTLYLSDVNTCPINLAGVPSISIPCGFTDGLPIGLQIMGKPFDEPAVLRAAYTFEQNTDYHTKRPPEVA, from the coding sequence ATGGCAAAATGGATGAGTGTTGCACAGGTTAAAGAGAAGATCAAAGAAAGCTCAGTCGAAGAAGTAACAGCCAGATACCTCGAAGCTATCGGAAAGAGCAAAATCAATGGTTATGTAACAGTTTCCGATAAAGCCCTTGAGCAGGCAAAAAAGATCGATGTTGAAGGGCATGAGGGTCCCCTTGCAGGAGTTCCAATCGCAATCAAGGATAACATTTCCGTGGTCGGGCTGACAAACAGCTGCGGCTCGAAAATTCTTGAAGGCTACGTTCCTCCTTTCAATGCTCACGTAATCGAAAAACTTCTTGCTGCCGGAGCCATAGTCCTTGGAAAAACCAATATGGATGAGTTTGCAATGGGCTCATCCACGGAAACCAGCCATTTCGGGCCGACTGCAAACCCCTGGGACCTCGAAAGAGTACCTGGAGGATCTTCCGGTGGCAGCGCAGCGGTTGTTGCGGCAGGAGAAGCCCCTTTTGCCCTGGGATCTGACACTGGAGGATCCGTACGCTGTCCTGCAGCTTTCTGTGGTGTTGTAGGGCTTAAACCAACATATGGGGCAGTTTCAAGGTACGGAGTTGTGGCTTATGCAAACTCCCTTGAACAGGTAGGACCTCTAGCAAACAATGTGGAAGATATAGCAGTCCTGATGGATGTTATAGCCGGTTACGACCGAAGAGATTCCACCTCCATTGATAGTAAAACTGGGTACCAGAAAGCTCTTGTTAACGATGTGAAGGGGCTGAAAATAGGTATTCCAAAGGAATTTTTTGGAGAAGGAATCCATCCGGACGTAGAAAAAGCCGTATGGAACGCTATACACAAATATGAGAGCCTCGGAGCGACCTGGGAAGAGGTCTCGATGCCCAACATAAAATACGCCCTTGCTTCGTACTATATCATTGCAATGAGTGAAGCCTCCTCAAACCTTGCCCGCTTCGACGGAACACGTTATGGGTTCAGGGAAAGCGCCGAAAACTGGCACACAATGGTCTCAAAGACCAGAGCCGAGGGTTTTGGAACCGAAGTCAAGAGAAGAATTCTCCTGGGGACCTATGCGCTTTCTGCAGGTTATCATGACAAGTACTACCTCAAAGCCCTGAAGGTAAGGACACTTGTGAAACAGGACTTTGATAAGGCTCTTTCAGCAGTTGACCTGCTTATGGCTCCGACCATGCCCAACCCTGCTTTCAAGATTGGGGAAAAGATTGAAGATCCACTGACTCTCTACCTCTCGGACGTAAACACCTGTCCGATCAACCTTGCAGGCGTGCCTTCAATTTCCATACCATGCGGCTTTACTGATGGACTGCCTATCGGGCTTCAGATAATGGGCAAGCCTTTTGATGAGCCCGCGGTTCTGCGTGCAGCTTATACTTTTGAGCAGAATACTGATTACCACACAAAGAGACCTCCGGAGGTGGCGTAA
- the mptA gene encoding GTP cyclohydrolase MptA, whose product MEQCTFNLPDVQASKPNIAINLTRVGVTNMKKLVEIKRKDKRPIVLISTFDVFVDLPSDRKGANLSRNFEAGNEVLEKILSTPVYEIEQLCSDIAHNLLGRHEYANQAEVRMKSEYMIRRASPSTGIKCQEVVNIFAEASAVRGDGDKNYFDVKKLIGAEVVGMTACPCAQEIMRDKAANELANLGVDRDTIIKFLEKVPMATHNQRGRGIISIKVAHDFDVSLENIIKIIERSMSSSIYEVLKRSDEKVVVETAHMNPKFVEDCVRTMADNVVKEFPNLPDNAVITIKQINEESIHRHNAFAERVALMGELRSEINQ is encoded by the coding sequence ATGGAACAGTGTACTTTCAACCTCCCGGACGTCCAAGCCAGCAAACCAAACATAGCTATCAACCTCACCCGTGTTGGGGTAACAAACATGAAAAAGCTGGTTGAAATCAAACGAAAGGACAAACGTCCGATAGTGCTGATTTCAACTTTTGATGTCTTTGTTGACCTGCCTTCAGACCGTAAGGGAGCAAACCTTTCAAGAAACTTTGAAGCTGGAAACGAGGTACTGGAAAAGATTCTCAGCACACCGGTATATGAAATAGAACAACTGTGCAGCGATATTGCACATAACCTGCTTGGCCGCCATGAATATGCAAATCAGGCTGAAGTAAGGATGAAAAGCGAATATATGATAAGGCGCGCCTCCCCCTCAACAGGAATCAAGTGTCAGGAAGTCGTGAATATCTTTGCCGAAGCTTCGGCTGTAAGAGGTGACGGCGACAAAAACTACTTTGATGTGAAAAAACTCATCGGAGCTGAAGTGGTTGGAATGACTGCCTGTCCCTGCGCTCAGGAGATAATGAGAGATAAGGCTGCAAACGAGCTTGCCAATCTTGGGGTTGACAGGGATACAATTATAAAATTCCTGGAAAAAGTGCCAATGGCTACCCATAACCAGCGCGGAAGAGGCATTATCTCAATCAAGGTAGCTCACGACTTTGACGTTTCCCTTGAGAATATAATCAAGATAATAGAACGCTCTATGAGTTCAAGCATCTATGAGGTTCTGAAACGCTCGGACGAAAAAGTTGTTGTGGAAACCGCACACATGAACCCGAAGTTTGTGGAAGATTGTGTAAGGACAATGGCAGACAATGTTGTAAAAGAGTTCCCGAACCTTCCCGATAATGCGGTAATCACTATCAAACAGATTAATGAAGAGAGCATACACAGGCACAATGCATTTGCTGAGAGGGTGGCTCTCATGGGAGAACTCAGGAGTGAAATCAATCAGTAA
- a CDS encoding DUF2098 domain-containing protein — protein MADAEEIIAVGRNKKTIRVGDAVKYVNSDTVSRVNEIKKDDQGKVWVLLESTDLWYREETLEFTDIRPTEKREEREYTVEELEERFRKDREVAQSFDLEKIGGGGGAGG, from the coding sequence ATGGCTGATGCTGAAGAAATAATAGCAGTAGGGCGCAACAAAAAGACCATCAGAGTGGGAGATGCGGTCAAATACGTAAATAGCGATACCGTTAGCAGGGTTAACGAGATCAAAAAGGACGACCAGGGAAAAGTCTGGGTCCTGCTCGAAAGTACCGACCTCTGGTATAGAGAAGAAACCCTGGAATTTACGGATATCAGACCCACAGAAAAGAGAGAAGAAAGGGAGTATACTGTCGAGGAACTGGAAGAAAGGTTCAGGAAAGATAGAGAAGTAGCTCAAAGCTTCGATCTTGAAAAAATTGGAGGAGGAGGAGGGGCAGGAGGGTAA
- the argB gene encoding acetylglutamate kinase has protein sequence MELKRENVLIEALPYMQEFCDSIMVIKVGGNAMISVQIMEDIIKDIVLLRYVGIKPVIVHGGGPEITEKMERMGKKAEFFQGLRITDDETMEIARMVLVGNINTKIVSLIGMFGGKGVGFTGYDGRMILGHKQAAKRVLIDGVETEVDIGWVGESEVINPEILHIMLEKGYIPVISPIAVDAKGNALNINADTVAGDIAASLHAKKLILMTDVSGLLRDIKDLSSRISRVNLDEIDSLIEEEVIRGGMIPKIKGAAVAVKSGVEKAHIINGSVSHSMLLELFTDGGVGTMIYGSAQSPE, from the coding sequence ATGGAACTCAAAAGAGAGAATGTGCTTATTGAAGCCCTGCCTTATATGCAGGAGTTCTGTGATTCAATCATGGTTATCAAAGTGGGTGGAAACGCAATGATCAGCGTCCAGATCATGGAAGATATCATAAAAGATATTGTCCTCCTGCGTTATGTGGGAATCAAACCTGTTATCGTGCATGGTGGCGGACCTGAAATAACTGAAAAAATGGAACGTATGGGCAAGAAGGCTGAGTTTTTCCAGGGACTTCGCATTACAGATGATGAAACTATGGAAATTGCAAGGATGGTTCTTGTCGGAAATATCAATACTAAAATTGTATCCCTTATCGGAATGTTCGGCGGCAAAGGGGTTGGATTTACAGGCTACGACGGAAGAATGATCCTTGGTCATAAACAGGCTGCAAAACGTGTACTTATCGACGGTGTGGAAACTGAAGTGGATATAGGCTGGGTCGGGGAAAGTGAGGTCATAAACCCGGAAATTCTCCATATAATGCTTGAAAAAGGCTATATTCCTGTAATCTCTCCGATTGCTGTGGATGCAAAAGGCAATGCCCTAAATATCAATGCTGATACGGTTGCAGGAGACATTGCAGCGTCTTTGCATGCTAAAAAATTGATACTTATGACCGATGTTTCAGGTCTCCTGAGAGATATTAAAGATCTGAGCAGCCGCATTTCCCGCGTAAATCTGGATGAAATTGATTCCCTTATTGAGGAAGAAGTTATCAGGGGAGGCATGATCCCCAAAATCAAAGGTGCTGCGGTTGCGGTTAAAAGTGGGGTAGAAAAGGCACATATCATAAATGGGAGCGTTTCCCACTCCATGCTTCTTGAGCTCTTCACAGACGGTGGAGTCGGGACAATGATATACGGATCGGCCCAATCGCCGGAGTAA
- a CDS encoding phenylalanine--tRNA ligase subunit alpha — MSAQDNLTINEKKVLLTLEELGSTAPDKLEEKSGLQVDAAMQAAFMLQEKKLASVSEKVLERYSLTKEGEEYTKTGLPERQIIDALKAPTSLEELRSRFSPQIVGIATGWLVKKGWAKVENGVMVPSGKAPSGKDEEALATFAGKAKTLEELAADERTIKDLLKRKLVIKHEEKFRTISITGEGSVLAAQGIILEEEIAQITSDLLKSGTWKGKKFRPYRLDITPKPLYGAKIHPYRRLIEQMRQIFLEMGFTEIKGGIIQSSFWNFDALFQPQDHPARDMQDTFHLGSTCQLPAEYPEKVAAMHERGGDIDSCGWGGIWDRELAERNVLRTHTTSVTIKYLADNPEPPVKAFCIDRAYRRETIDPTHTPEFEQLEGVVMDKDMSFADLLGLLAEFYHRMGFEEIRFRPGYFPYTEPSVEPEVYVDGLGWVELGGAGVFRKEVTEPFGIKEPVLAWGLGVSRLAMLKLGLKDLRLLYQSDIDWLRKSEVCRL; from the coding sequence ATGAGTGCTCAGGATAACCTCACAATCAACGAGAAAAAGGTCTTACTCACCCTTGAGGAACTGGGGTCGACCGCCCCCGATAAACTGGAAGAGAAGTCGGGGCTGCAGGTGGATGCGGCAATGCAGGCAGCCTTCATGCTCCAGGAAAAAAAACTTGCTTCCGTTTCCGAAAAAGTGCTCGAACGTTACTCCCTTACAAAAGAAGGAGAAGAATATACGAAAACCGGACTTCCGGAGCGCCAGATAATTGACGCCCTGAAAGCTCCTACCTCTCTTGAAGAACTGAGGAGCCGTTTTTCCCCTCAGATCGTAGGAATTGCAACCGGCTGGCTCGTGAAAAAAGGATGGGCGAAGGTTGAAAACGGAGTTATGGTACCTTCGGGAAAAGCTCCTTCAGGCAAAGATGAAGAAGCCCTTGCAACTTTCGCAGGCAAGGCAAAGACTCTCGAAGAGCTTGCAGCCGATGAAAGGACTATAAAAGACCTGCTCAAGCGCAAACTTGTCATAAAACACGAAGAGAAGTTCAGGACTATTTCCATAACAGGTGAAGGAAGTGTTCTTGCAGCTCAAGGCATTATCCTTGAAGAAGAAATTGCCCAGATCACATCCGACCTGCTGAAGAGTGGCACCTGGAAAGGTAAAAAGTTCAGGCCTTATAGGCTTGACATCACTCCAAAACCCCTCTACGGAGCCAAAATCCACCCTTACAGGCGCCTGATTGAACAAATGCGCCAGATCTTCCTGGAAATGGGCTTTACAGAGATCAAAGGCGGTATCATCCAGAGCTCTTTCTGGAACTTCGATGCCCTCTTCCAGCCCCAGGACCACCCTGCAAGGGACATGCAGGATACCTTCCACCTTGGCAGTACCTGCCAGCTCCCGGCTGAATATCCGGAAAAAGTGGCAGCAATGCACGAGCGCGGAGGAGACATTGATTCCTGCGGCTGGGGAGGGATATGGGACAGGGAACTTGCCGAACGCAATGTACTCAGAACCCATACCACTTCAGTAACCATAAAGTACCTTGCAGACAACCCCGAACCGCCTGTAAAAGCCTTCTGCATTGACAGGGCTTACCGCAGGGAGACGATTGACCCGACCCATACCCCTGAATTCGAGCAGCTTGAAGGCGTGGTTATGGACAAAGACATGTCCTTTGCAGACCTGCTAGGCCTCCTGGCAGAGTTCTACCACAGGATGGGATTCGAAGAAATCCGTTTCCGTCCAGGCTATTTCCCCTATACCGAACCAAGTGTGGAACCTGAGGTTTATGTAGACGGCCTCGGCTGGGTTGAACTCGGAGGTGCAGGCGTTTTCAGAAAAGAAGTCACAGAACCTTTCGGGATCAAAGAACCCGTCCTTGCCTGGGGGCTCGGAGTAAGCCGGCTTGCCATGCTGAAACTAGGGCTTAAAGACCTGAGGCTTCTCTACCAGTCCGACATTGACTGGCTCAGGAAGAGCGAAGTATGCAGGCTCTGA
- a CDS encoding nucleotidyltransferase domain-containing protein, translating into MDKSLFLADIINILSGLKEVDAAYIFGSFLERKYFNDIDVALLLSESLDPYQSLRF; encoded by the coding sequence ATGGATAAGAGCTTATTTTTAGCAGATATAATAAATATTTTATCCGGATTGAAAGAGGTAGATGCAGCCTACATCTTCGGTTCATTTCTTGAAAGGAAATATTTCAATGATATTGATGTAGCTTTGCTCCTATCCGAAAGTTTAGATCCTTATCAAAGTCTCAGGTTTTGA
- a CDS encoding non-histone chromosomal MC1 family protein encodes MSNTRNFVLRDEEGNEHGVFTGKQPRQAALKAANRGAGTKSKPDVIRLRERGTKKVHVFKAWKELVAAPKNRPDWMPEKISKPFVKKEKIEKIE; translated from the coding sequence ATGTCCAACACAAGAAATTTTGTTTTACGAGACGAAGAAGGCAATGAGCATGGTGTTTTCACTGGAAAACAGCCTCGGCAGGCTGCCTTGAAAGCTGCAAACCGGGGTGCCGGTACAAAATCCAAACCGGATGTCATCCGCCTCAGAGAACGCGGGACAAAGAAGGTGCACGTTTTCAAGGCATGGAAGGAACTTGTCGCAGCCCCCAAAAACAGGCCTGACTGGATGCCGGAGAAAATCAGCAAGCCCTTTGTCAAGAAAGAAAAGATCGAAAAAATCGAGTAA
- a CDS encoding Coenzyme F420 hydrogenase/dehydrogenase, beta subunit C-terminal domain, whose amino-acid sequence MPLDPICKKIISDDTEYFSDYGGKHYYFCSTECKQKFDVLEKSVIRLKRNLSEKEKISFGKLKKDIIKPGICTLCGACAANCEYITIENGAPKLVGPCKACGVCYYQCPRTITTEEGLIGSFRYAYAAKSAIPEIKRQDGGAVTSFLLYALDEGLIDCAVVTARSKEEPWKPIPKVATTREEILESGGSIYSHSMTLEALMSAIKQGKQSIAFVGTSCNIDAVTKMQKSSYGLLHLFMRAKILKLGLFCMDTFAYEGIKAVLEIYGITLENVEAMKIRKGKFEVTLKNGKEHVLELSDFDEYRSSSCQFCTDLASENADISFGGVGSPQGWTTVLTRSAIGYEIFNEAVDNGYIEARHLTDEELEKVLNLAKMKKVQMYALHMRQKV is encoded by the coding sequence ATGCCGCTAGATCCTATTTGCAAGAAAATTATATCTGACGATACTGAATACTTTTCGGATTACGGGGGAAAACATTACTATTTCTGCAGTACCGAATGCAAGCAGAAGTTCGATGTACTGGAAAAGAGTGTCATCCGGCTCAAGCGAAACCTGAGTGAAAAGGAAAAGATTTCCTTTGGAAAACTGAAAAAAGACATCATAAAACCAGGAATTTGCACCCTCTGCGGAGCCTGTGCAGCAAACTGTGAGTACATAACCATTGAGAACGGTGCGCCAAAACTGGTCGGCCCCTGCAAAGCCTGTGGGGTCTGCTATTACCAGTGCCCAAGGACAATCACCACAGAAGAAGGGCTAATCGGGAGCTTCCGATATGCCTACGCCGCAAAGTCTGCAATTCCCGAAATAAAGAGGCAGGACGGCGGAGCTGTGACCTCTTTCCTTCTATATGCACTGGACGAGGGACTGATAGATTGCGCTGTCGTCACAGCCCGCTCAAAGGAAGAACCCTGGAAACCCATACCCAAAGTAGCAACAACCAGGGAGGAGATTCTTGAGAGCGGAGGAAGCATCTACTCCCACTCAATGACTCTTGAAGCCCTGATGAGCGCAATCAAGCAGGGAAAGCAGAGTATCGCCTTTGTGGGAACGAGCTGCAACATCGACGCCGTCACAAAGATGCAGAAAAGCTCATACGGCTTACTACATCTCTTCATGCGGGCAAAAATTCTGAAACTGGGACTCTTCTGCATGGACACCTTCGCCTATGAAGGGATCAAGGCAGTGCTGGAAATTTATGGGATCACGCTAGAAAATGTAGAGGCCATGAAAATCCGAAAAGGAAAGTTCGAAGTTACACTGAAAAACGGAAAAGAACACGTCTTAGAACTCAGCGATTTCGATGAATACAGGAGTTCATCCTGCCAGTTCTGCACAGACCTAGCCTCTGAAAATGCGGACATCTCCTTTGGCGGAGTCGGCAGCCCCCAGGGCTGGACCACAGTCCTCACCCGTTCAGCCATAGGTTACGAGATCTTCAACGAAGCCGTAGACAACGGTTACATCGAAGCCCGACACCTCACCGACGAAGAACTCGAAAAAGTACTCAACCTGGCAAAGATGAAAAAGGTCCAGATGTATGCATTGCATATGAGGCAGAAAGTGTAA
- a CDS encoding tryptophan--tRNA ligase: MNTKLDPWSSSNITDYYKLFEEFGISPFENVLPEIPSPHMYMRRKVIFGHRDYEQIAEAMRTGAPFSVMDGFMPSGKVHLGHKMVMDQIVWHQEMGASAFVGIADREAFSVRGFSWQKCKEIGVEEYILSLIALGFKPDGLIYFQSGCGSVKDLAFELGVKVNFSELSAIYGFSGETGLSHMLSVATQAADILQPQLEEFGGPKPVVIPVGPDQDPHLRLTRGLAGKMNMFRVEGREDVKTGRKYLSVRGKTAQKDALQELKKRIPGKVKLYEEHIDVLEYPDLAGLEKLVREVAVEFGGYAFIPPASTYHRFMSGLQGGKMSSSIPESQIALTDDPKEGEKKVKKAKTGGCVTLEEQKKLGGKPEECSVFELMLFHLLDDDNELLEIKQECISGTRMCGSCKQLAAEKMKEFLKDHQEKRELAREQLDEYRIIYKN, encoded by the coding sequence ATGAATACTAAACTTGACCCCTGGAGTTCAAGCAATATCACTGACTATTACAAGTTATTCGAAGAGTTTGGGATTTCTCCTTTTGAAAACGTACTTCCGGAAATCCCGTCCCCGCATATGTACATGCGGAGAAAAGTTATCTTCGGGCACCGTGATTACGAACAGATTGCAGAGGCCATGCGGACAGGTGCCCCTTTTTCAGTAATGGACGGCTTTATGCCCTCCGGAAAGGTTCACCTTGGGCACAAGATGGTCATGGACCAGATCGTCTGGCACCAGGAAATGGGAGCTTCGGCCTTTGTAGGGATTGCAGACAGGGAAGCTTTTTCAGTGCGTGGGTTTTCCTGGCAGAAATGTAAAGAAATCGGGGTAGAAGAATACATATTAAGCCTGATCGCCCTTGGATTCAAACCTGACGGCCTTATTTATTTCCAGTCAGGCTGCGGAAGCGTCAAAGACCTGGCATTTGAACTCGGAGTTAAAGTAAATTTCTCGGAACTGAGCGCCATCTACGGTTTTTCAGGAGAGACAGGCCTTTCCCACATGCTCAGCGTGGCAACCCAGGCCGCAGACATCCTCCAGCCCCAGCTTGAAGAATTCGGGGGGCCAAAACCAGTTGTAATTCCTGTAGGTCCGGACCAGGACCCTCACCTCCGCCTTACAAGGGGGCTTGCAGGCAAGATGAACATGTTCAGAGTAGAGGGGCGGGAAGACGTAAAGACAGGCAGGAAATACCTGAGCGTCCGGGGAAAAACCGCCCAGAAAGATGCTCTTCAGGAGCTCAAGAAACGCATTCCCGGGAAAGTAAAACTCTATGAAGAGCACATTGACGTGCTAGAGTATCCTGATCTTGCAGGGCTTGAAAAGCTTGTCAGGGAGGTAGCGGTCGAGTTCGGAGGCTACGCTTTCATTCCTCCTGCATCCACCTACCACAGATTCATGAGCGGGCTGCAGGGCGGGAAGATGTCCAGCAGCATCCCTGAAAGCCAGATTGCCCTTACGGACGACCCCAAAGAAGGAGAAAAAAAGGTAAAGAAGGCAAAGACCGGAGGCTGTGTAACCCTGGAAGAACAGAAAAAGCTTGGGGGAAAGCCCGAAGAGTGCTCTGTCTTCGAACTGATGCTTTTCCACCTGCTTGATGACGACAACGAACTGCTGGAAATCAAACAGGAATGTATCTCAGGCACAAGGATGTGTGGCTCGTGTAAACAGCTTGCAGCCGAAAAAATGAAAGAATTCCTTAAAGACCATCAGGAAAAGCGGGAACTTGCGCGGGAACAGCTTGATGAGTACAGAATAATCTACAAAAATTAA